A stretch of Chaetodon auriga isolate fChaAug3 chromosome 21, fChaAug3.hap1, whole genome shotgun sequence DNA encodes these proteins:
- the sec22c gene encoding vesicle-trafficking protein SEC22c codes for MSLILFAFVVRVRDGLPLSASTDFEHNRELQERKQQLRTISKALARFPDRGTVKGQELNIFFVSSEGVSYMTVCHGSLPVAKAFCFLEDLRWEFTAGFNSSVVALANRPYPFLEFDSKIQKLKQQYNQSGGPALEVTLAEVQEDLRIHPPQVIHFDEVELTNGIANGHMEQAPGSGQNVRLEPVTAPGILSLVLNIMCASLNIIRGVHLIEYTFQDDYEGMGNVVAFLLAFVCCVFQCHLYLFHSSLKKHKSFTLLSVIVLCNLYLLGLRNLWQLIFHISVASLSTLLILTRKLQDRTNDCGV; via the exons ATGTCTCTGATCCTGTTTGCCTTTGTGGTCCGGGTCAGGGATGGACTCCCCCTCTCAGCCTCCACAGACTTTGAACACAACCGAGAGCTCcaggagaggaagcagcagctcaggacCATCAGCAAGGCACTGGCCCGTTTCCCCGACAGAGGGACGGTCAAGGGCCAGGAGCTCAACATATT CTTCGTCTCGTCTGAGGGTGTATCCTACATGACCGTGTGCCACGGCAGCCTCCCCGTTGCTAAAGCCTTCTGCTTCCTGGAAGATCTGCGCTGGGAGTTCACGGCAGGCTTCAATAGCTCTGTTGTCGCCTTGGCAAACAGGCCGTATCCATTTTTGGAATTTG ACAGCAAAATTCAGAAGCTGAAGCAGCAGTACAACCAGAGCGGTGGTCCGGCCCTGGAGGTGACATTGGCGGAGGTCCAGGAGGATCTGAGGATCCACCCACCACAAGTCATTCACTTTGATGAAGTGGAGCTCACCAACGGCATTGCAAATGGGCACATGGAGCAAGCTCCTGGATCGG GTCAGAATGTAAGACTCGAGCCAGTGACGGCGCCAGGCATCCTCTCGCTGGTCCTAAATATCATGTGTGCATCATTGAACATAATCCGTGGTGTTCATCTCATAGAGTACACATTCCAG gATGATTATGAAGGTATGGGGAATGTTGTGGCGTTTCTTCTGGCGTTCGTCTGCTGCGTGTTTCAG TGCCACCTCTACCTGTTCCACTCATCTCTGAAGAAACACAAGTCCTTCACTCTGTTGAGTGTGATCGTCCTATGCAACCTCTACCTGCTCGGCCTGAGGAACCTGTGGCAGCTGATCTTCCACATTTCAGTCGcctccctctccaccctcctcatcctcacccgCAAACTCCAAGACAGAACCAATGACTGCGGggtctga